A single Pan troglodytes isolate AG18354 chromosome X, NHGRI_mPanTro3-v2.0_pri, whole genome shotgun sequence DNA region contains:
- the LOC129138866 gene encoding long-wave-sensitive opsin 1, with product MRQGRLPSGTGLSIAMAQQWSLQRLAGRHPQDSYEDSTQSSIFTYTNSNSTRGPFEGPNYHIAPRWVYHLTSVWMIFVVTASVFTNGLVLAATMKFKKLRHPLNWILVNLAVADLAETVIASTISVVNQVSGYFVLGHPMCVLEGYTVSLCGITGLWSLAIISWERWLVVCKPFGNVRFDAKLAIIGIAFSWIWSAVWTAPPIFGWSRYWPHGLKTSCGPDVFSGSSYPGVQSYMIVLMVTCCIIPLAIIVLCYLQVWLAIRAVAKQQKESESTQKAEKEVTRMVVVMIFAYCVCWGPYTFFACFAAANPGYAFHPLMAALPAYFAKSATIYNPVIYVFMNRQFRNCILQLFGKKVDDGSELSSASKTEVSSVSSVSPA from the exons ATGCGCCAGGGCCGGCTGCCGTCGGGGACAGGGCTTTCCATAGCCATGGCCCAGCAGTGGAGCCTCCAAAGGCTCGCAGGCCGCCATCCGCAGGACAGCTATGAGGACAGCACCCAGTCCAGCATCTTCACCTACACCAACAGCAACTCCACCAGAG GCCCCTTCGAAGGCCCGAATTACCACATCGCTCCCAGATGGGTATACCACCTCACCAGTGTCTGGATGATCTTTGTGGTCACTGCATCTGTGTTCACAAATGGGCTTGTGCTGGCGGCCACCATGAAGTTCAAGAAGCTGCGCCACCCGCTGAACTGGATCCTGGTGAACCTGGCGGTCGCTGACCTAGCAGAGACTGTCATTGCCAGCACTATCAGCGTTGTGAACCAGGTCTCTGGCTACTTCGTGCTGGGCCACCCTATGTGTGTCCTGGAGGGCTACACCGTCTCCCTGTGTG GGATCACAGGTCTCTGGTCTCTGGCCATCATTTCCTGGGAGAGGTGGCTGGTGGTGTGCAAGCCCTTTGGCAATGTGAGATTTGATGCCAAGCTGGCCATCATTGGCATTGCCTTCTCCTGGATCTGGTCTGCTGTGTGGACAGCCCCGCCCATCTTTGGTTGGAGCAG GTACTGGCCCCACGGCCTGAAGACTTCATGCGGCCCAGACGTGTTCAGCGGCAGCTCGTACCCCGGGGTGCAGTCTTACATGATTGTCCTCATGGTCACCTGCTGCATCATCCCACTCGCTATCATCGTGCTCTGCTACCTCCAAGTGTGGCTGGCCATCCGAGCG gtggcaaagcagcagaAAGAGTCTGAATccacccagaaggcagagaaggaAGTGACGcgcatggtggtggtgatgatctTTGCGTACTGCGTCTGCTGGGGACCCTACACCTTCTTCGCATGCTTTGCTGCTGCCAACCCTGGCTACGCCTTCCACCCTTTGATGGCTGCCCTGCCGGCCTACTTTGCCAAAAGTGCCACTATCTACAACCCCGTTATCTATGTCTTTATGAACCGGCAG TTTCGAAACTGCATCTTGCAGCTTTTCGGGAAGAAGGTTGACGATGGCTCTGAACTCTCCAGCGCCTCCAAAACGGAGGTCTCATCTGTGTCCTCGGTATCGCCTGCATGA